In Intestinibacillus sp. Marseille-P6563, a single genomic region encodes these proteins:
- the hemW gene encoding radical SAM family heme chaperone HemW yields the protein MIKTLGLYLHVPFCASKCRYCDFYSFAAGDEQMEAYTEALCRSIRDWGATCADYTVDTVYFGGGTPSLLGDARLVRVLDAARGAFAIAPDAEITVECNPDSMDESLLDALHRAGVNRLSVGVQSADEGELRRLGRRHSFAQAVDAIRRAQAAGFFNLSLDLMYGLPGQTEGQLWQSARALLELNPAHLSVYALKLEEGTPLFLEHPTLPDEDAQADMYMSLCRLLEREGFEHYEISNWAKPGFRARHNARYWDLSEYLGIGPSAHSLLNGKRFAYGRSVEDFVRGVPPTTEEDVEGFSPALEYLMLTLRTSDGVSPKEFEARFGQPFAPFARMLARYEKPGLTKRQAGRWRLTESGFLVSNPILTDVLSAEE from the coding sequence ATGATAAAGACACTGGGGCTGTATCTGCACGTGCCGTTCTGCGCATCCAAGTGCCGCTACTGCGATTTTTATTCGTTTGCGGCCGGGGACGAGCAGATGGAAGCCTACACCGAGGCCCTGTGCCGCAGCATCCGGGACTGGGGCGCAACGTGCGCGGACTACACGGTCGATACCGTCTATTTTGGCGGCGGCACGCCCTCGCTTTTGGGCGACGCGCGGCTCGTCCGCGTGCTGGATGCCGCGCGAGGGGCGTTTGCCATTGCGCCGGACGCTGAGATTACGGTCGAGTGCAACCCGGACAGCATGGACGAATCCTTGCTGGATGCGCTGCATCGAGCGGGCGTCAACCGCCTGTCGGTCGGTGTGCAGTCGGCCGACGAGGGCGAGCTGCGCCGACTTGGCCGACGGCACAGTTTTGCACAGGCTGTGGATGCTATCCGGCGGGCGCAGGCGGCCGGGTTTTTCAACCTGTCGCTCGATTTGATGTACGGTCTGCCCGGCCAGACCGAAGGGCAGCTTTGGCAGTCGGCCCGGGCGCTGCTGGAGTTAAACCCCGCCCATCTGTCGGTCTATGCCCTCAAACTCGAGGAGGGCACGCCGCTTTTCTTGGAGCATCCTACCCTGCCGGACGAGGATGCGCAGGCGGATATGTACATGTCCCTGTGCCGCCTGCTCGAGCGCGAGGGATTTGAGCATTACGAGATTTCCAACTGGGCCAAACCGGGCTTTCGCGCCCGTCACAATGCCCGGTATTGGGATTTGTCCGAATATTTGGGGATTGGGCCGTCGGCCCATTCACTGCTCAATGGCAAGCGGTTTGCCTATGGCCGCAGCGTGGAGGATTTTGTGCGCGGCGTGCCGCCCACGACCGAGGAGGACGTGGAGGGCTTTTCCCCGGCGCTCGAATATCTGATGCTCACTCTGCGCACGTCGGACGGCGTGTCACCGAAAGAATTTGAAGCCCGCTTTGGGCAGCCCTTTGCGCCCTTTGCGCGCATGCTTGCGCGCTATGAGAAGCCGGGACTTACCAAACGGCAAGCCGGGCGCTGGCGCCTGACCGAGTCCGGATTTTTGGTTTCCAACCCGATTTTGACCGACGTTTTGTCGGCAGAAGAATAG